One Salmo trutta chromosome 12, fSalTru1.1, whole genome shotgun sequence genomic region harbors:
- the LOC115204574 gene encoding uncharacterized protein LOC115204574: MSDSETIETAALGRPFQLGMLYDCRRDVLIPGITLWDSEMLQKDINVSPQPNTDFKIIASDSSEDKSQALNVSASLEASFLGGLVSVKGSAEFLHDKKTSKRQSRVSLQYRTTTRFEQLTMDHLGAGNVKHCNVFREGSATHVVTGILYGAQAFFVFDREVSSGENHQDIQGNLQATIKKIPLITIEGQASLKMSEEDKQQANTFSCTFHGDFSLENNPVTFEDATRLYAGLPRLLGDKGEHAVPMTVWLYPLKNLDSAAAQLVRQISVSLVCRAQRILDGLDNTDVQFRDLMKEGMAIKFPEIKAKLSKFRDLCSEYKLVFQKGLCKVLPNIRGGGMEEEELIKMLNSKERSPFQNDLMITYLDDREREMNVVSSYLHIMKEVHVMYSSSELDGIVLDQAKDHVVCFAFSSLKDKDDYVVDLENYLLEESKSDSSVIPYDPNTAGKSAAEKWFRSGEVTTLTRQNIQLFLDFKESNKDRENIAFCIASIPSKCITASSIHVYERGTLLSPQFELPSKPGVPTIKSLEHDCVHVQINTPNLGVTSVESYQVLYQAVQAESEWTEIKADATTNRVTIRRLNPYKDYRFSCRAVCRPGVSLSSDWTEYFRTRPCSPPGSPTEKNLESESIRVNWDIPTMVGDDVEVIGYEVDYRECAKAVDNKMWHTIKTTTRECTLEGLKPETPYSVRVSANCGEAGKSLPSPEAVLTTIRASDTQPKRSQSTATKSEEFLKKSERVKKGNPSIYRLNLEQKLAVKERFQQYTFGGKVEKGNNKVILLLGSTGAGKTTLVNVMINYILGVKWEDPYRFKLIHEVTNRSQAESQTSIVTSYELYNQPGFQIPYSLTIIDTPGFGDTRGMAHDKLITEQVKEFLCNPLGIDHIDAVCFVVQASLARLSANQKYIFDSILSIFGKDIADNILMLVTFADGKDIPVLEAIQAADLPCKKNNKGLPTHFKFNNSALLSQKVEEDKSSEGDGSEDDNEEGLEKIVWRSTFKQMKAFFKALESNESKDLTMTKTVLEERERLEKAMTRLTPQITAGLSKLNEIKTFEQCLQNEDENMKQNQNFETEVEVLVAKRTKLSCFATNCIVCKFTCHTSCFLPNEDDIKKCAVMDVYGNCVMCPENCSYLNHDKEKALWTYETKTEKKTIKELKDNFMKAQGKFMNNKQMLEKIEDEYIVIEDKLKYLIKLSSNCLKRLNEIALKPSSLSTVEYIEILIRTEEDQRKPGFEDRIVGLKKMKYESELLEKMARGEELLPDERRMVKEKQDRLQKITKRVNQMQKVVRVWPGKK, translated from the exons ATGTCTGACTCTGAGACCATTGAGACAGCAGCTCTGGGCCGACCATTCCAGCTGGGGATGCTGTATGACTGTCGCAGAGATGTCCTCATTCCAG GTATCACACTCTGGGATTCTGAAATGCTACAGAAAGACATAAATGTCTCTCCACAACCTAACACTGATTTTAAAATCATTGCCTCCGACTCAAGTGAAGACAAGTCACAAGCTTTGAATGTGTCTGCATCTCTGGAGGCCAGTTTCCTTGGTGGCTTAGTCAGTGTGAAGGGTTCTGCTGAATTCCTACATGATAAAAAGACCTCAAAGCGTCAGTCTAGGGTTTCTCTGCAGTACCGTACCACCACTCGCTTTGAGCAGCTGACCATGGACCACCTGGGGGCAGGAAATGTGAAACACTGCAATGTCTTCCGAGAGGGTTCTGCCACACATGTGGTGACTGGCATTCTCTACGGTGCACAAGCCTTCTTTGTTTTTGATCGTGAGGTTTCCTCAGGAGAAAACCACCAGGATATTCAGGGAAACCTGCAGGCCACAATAAAGAAGATCCCCCTCATAACAATAGAAGGGCAGGCATCACTGAAGATGAGCGAGGAAGACAAGCAACAGGCCAATACATTCAGCTGCACTTTCCATGGTGATTTTTCACTAGAAAACAACCCTGTCACATTTGAAGATGCCACCAGGCTGTATGCCGGCCTGCCACGTCTGCTAGGGGACAAGGGAGAACATGCTGTGCCAATGACTGTCTGGCTCTATCCCCTCAAGAACCTGGACTCTGCAGCTGCCCAGCTAGTCAGGCAGATCAGTGTTAGCCTGGTGTGTCGCGCACAGCGAATCTTGGATGGGCTGGATAACACTGATGTACAATTCCGGGACTTGATGAAGGAAGGCATGGCTATCAAGTTCCCTGAAATCAAAGCCAAGCTCAGCAAGTTCAGGGACTTATGTTCAGAGTACAAGCTGGTTTTCCAGAAAGGTCTTTGCAAGGTTCTTCCCAACataagaggaggaggaatggaggaagaAGAGCTGATAAAAATGCTCAACAGTAAGGAAcgctctccattccagaatgatCTTATGATCACGTACctggatgacagagagagagagatgaatgttGTCAGCTCTTACCTTCACATAATGAAAGAGGTACACGTTATGTACTCAAGCAGTGAATTGGATGGAATAGTGCTTGATCAAGCTAAAGATCATGTAGTGTGCTTTGCATTCTCCTCTTTGAAGGACAAAGACGATTATGTGGTAGACTTGGAAAACTACTTGCTAGAAGAATCAAAGAGTGATTCTTCAGTGATACCTTACGACCCCAACACAGCTGGGAAATCAGCAGCAGAAAAGTGGTTTCGCTCGGGGGAGGTAACCACCCTAACCAGGCAAAACATACAACTGTTCCTAGACTTCAAAGAGTCaaacaaagacagagaaaatattgCATTCTGCATTGCATCAATTCCAAGCAAATGCATCACTGCATCCTCCATCCATGTCTATGAGAGAGGGACACTGTTGAGTCCCCAGTTTGAACTGCCATCAAAGCCAGGTGTCCCCACCATCAAGAGTCTGGAGCATGACTGTGTCCACGTGCAAATCAACACTCCCAACCTTGGCGTCACGTCTGTGGAGTCGTATCAGGTTTTGTACCAGGCTGTGCAGGCTGAATCTGAGTGGACCGAGATCAAAGCTGATGCTACCACTAACCGGGTCACCATCAGACGTCTGAACCCCTATAAAGACTACCGCTTCAGCTGTAGGGCGGTGTGTAGACCTGGTGTGAGCCTCTCCAGTGACTGGACAGAGTACTTCAGGACCCGCCCATGTAGTCCCCCTGGATCACCCACAGAAAAAAATCTAGAATCTGAAAGTATCAGAGTGAACTGGGACATTCCTACCATGGTGGGAGACGATGTTGAAGTCATAGGCTATGAGGTTGACTACAGAGAGTGTGCGAAGGCTGTTGACAATAAGATGTGGCACACCATCAAAACCACCACCAGAGAGTGCACACTGGAAGGTCTAAAGCCTGAAACTCCATACAGTGTCAGAGTCTCTGCTAACTGTGGCGAAGCAGGGAAGAGTCTACCCAGTCCTGAGGCAGTGCTGACTACCATCAGGGCTTCTGACACCCAACCGAAGAGGAGCCAATCAACAGCAACAAAAAGTGAGGAATTTCTGAAGAAATCAGAGAGGGTAAAGAAAGGCAACCCCTCAATCTATAGGCTGAATCTGGAACAGAAGTTGGCGGTAAAGGAACGTTTTCAACAGTACACATTTGGAGGGAAAGTTGAGAAAGGGAATAACAAGGTAATCCTGCTTCTGGGGTCCACAGGCGCAGGAAAAACCACTCTGGTCAATGTCATGATCAACTACATTCTCGGGGTAAAGTGGGAAGATCCCTACCGCTTTAAGCTCATCCATGAGGTGACCAACAGGTCACAGGCTGAGAGCCAGACTTCAATCGTAACATCATACGAGCTCTACAACCAGCCAGGCTTTCAGATTCCTTATTCTCTGACCATTATTGACACACCAGGGTTCGGAGACACTAGAGGAATGGCACATGATAAACTGATCACAGAGCAAGTGAAGGAATTCTTGTGTAACCCTTTAGGGATTGATCACATTGATGCAGTCTGCTTTGTAGTGCAAGCATCCCTCGCCCGTCTCAGTGCCAATCAGAAATACATATTTGACTCCATCCTGTCCATTTTTGGAAAGGACATTGCTGATAACATCCTGATGCTCGTGACATTTGCTGATGGGAAGGACATACCTGTGCTGGAGGCCATCCAAGCTGCAGACCTTCCCTGTAAGAAAAACAATAAGGGACTCCCAACCCACTTCAAATTCAACAATTCAGCTCTGCTCTCTCAGAAAGTAGAAGAAGACAAAAGCTCTGAAGGAGATGGTTCAGAGGATGATAATGAGGAAGGACTAGAAAAGATTGTCTGGAGGTCAACTTTTAAGCAGATGAAAGCTTTCTTCAAAGCCTTGGAAAGCAATGAGAGCAAAGATCTAACAATGACCAAGACAGTGTTAGAAGAACGTGAGCGTTTGGAGAAGGCCATGACACGACTGACCCCTCAGATTACAGCAGGTCTGTCAAAGCTGAATGAGATCAAAACGTTCGAACAGTGCCTGCAGAACGAGGACGAGAACATGAAACAGAACCAAAACTTTGAGACAGAGGTAGAGGTTCTAGTTGCTAAGAGGACCAAATTAAGTTGTTTTGCTACAAACTGCATTGTTTGCAAGTTCACATGCCACACCAGCTGCTTTCTGCCTAACGAGGATGACATAAAAAAATGTGCCGTGATGGATGTTTATGGTAACTGTGTCATGTGTCCAGAAAACTGCTCTTACCTTAACCACGACAAGGAAAAAGCCTTGTGGACATATGAAACTAAGACAGAGAAAAAGACCATTAAAGAATTGAAGGACAACTTCATGAAGGCACAGGGCAAGTTTATGAACAACAAGCAGATGCTGGAGAAGATTGAAGATGAGTACATTGTAATCGAGGATAAGCTGAAATACTTGATCAAGCTGTCCTCCAACTGTCTTAAGAGGCTGAATGAGATTGCACTGAAGCCAAGCTCTCTCTCCACTGTGGAGTACATCGAGATACTCATTCGCACCGAAGAGGACCAACGCAAGCCAGGCTTCGAAGATCGCATCGTAGGGTTGAAGAAAATGAAATATGAGTCTGAGCTTCTGGAGAAGATGGCAAGAGGAGAGGAACTACTCCCCGATGAGCGACGCATGGTTAAGGAGAAACAAGATAGACTGCAGAAGATCACAAAAAGAGTCAACCAAATGCAGAAAGTAGTCAGAGTTTGGCCAGGGAAGAAATAG